ACGCGTCGGCAACCACGCGGCCGAAGGGCTTCAGCCAGCCCGTATGCTGGCGCGCCTGTTTCAGCATCGGCAGCGCCAGGTCGATCGCGATCACCTGCGCCTTCGGATAGCGCTTCTTCAGGGCGGCGCTGCCGCGGCCGGTACCCGCGCCGACATCGAGCACGATGTTCGGCGTTGCTTCGTACATCTCCAGCCGGTCGACCAGGGTGGCCTGCACTTCGCGCTGCAGGGCATCGTGCTTTTCGTAGGTGCCCGCGGCACGGCCGAAGTTGCGGCGTACCTGGCGTCGATCGAAGTGGAAGTCGCTCATGGATTCGCGTCGGTGAAGTGCGTGAGGGCCTCCGCCACGGCGGCGGCATGACCAATGAAGGGGGCATGCCCCGCGTGGGCGATCTCGATGAACTGGCCGCCGGCGGCTTCCGCGCACCAGCGCATCGCATCGGGATGGACGATGCGATCGCGTCGGCCAGCGATCCACAGGCTGGGCGGCACCATGTCGGGCAAGCGTGCTCGCAGGTCGGTGGCCTCGAGCACGCGCAGGCCTTCGCCAAGGACACGTGGGTCGGGTTCGCCCCGCGAGAAAGCCTCGTCCTTGAGACGCCGTGCTTCCGCCTTAGGGTCCGGGCTGCCCATGGCTTCCAGGGCGATGAAGCGTTCGACCGTCGCGCGGTAGTCGGCATCCAGATCCGTGGCGAGTTTCCGGACCATGCCGGCATCGTTGCCGTACGGCCAGTCGTCGCTGCGCACGAAACACGGTGCCGAGCACATCGGCACCACGGTGCGTACGTGTGCCGGCAACTCCAGGGCCGCGGTGACGGCGATCAGGCCGCCCAGCGACCAGCCCAGCCAGGTGGCCGGCGGCGTGGCCCCGGCAATGGCGCGCGCACAGGCCAGCGGCTGTAGCGGTATATCGGCGTCGCGGGAGTAGCCGTGGCCCGGCAGGTCCACGATATACATCGCGAAGCGATCTTCCAGTGCCTCGACGAGGGGCGCCATGATGCCGCCGTGCATGGCCCAGCCGTGGATCATCACCAGGGGCGTGGGGCCGCTGCCGCGGGTCTCGATATGCAGGCCGGTCATGCCGGCGTGCTCGGTGCCAGGGTCGGGTCCACCGCGCCGCGGTCGTCGAACACGAAGCAGTCGCCACGCCAGTGGGCGCCACCGACCTTCTCAAAATAAT
This DNA window, taken from Luteibacter sp. 9135, encodes the following:
- the bioH gene encoding pimeloyl-ACP methyl ester esterase BioH, with protein sequence MTGLHIETRGSGPTPLVMIHGWAMHGGIMAPLVEALEDRFAMYIVDLPGHGYSRDADIPLQPLACARAIAGATPPATWLGWSLGGLIAVTAALELPAHVRTVVPMCSAPCFVRSDDWPYGNDAGMVRKLATDLDADYRATVERFIALEAMGSPDPKAEARRLKDEAFSRGEPDPRVLGEGLRVLEATDLRARLPDMVPPSLWIAGRRDRIVHPDAMRWCAEAAGGQFIEIAHAGHAPFIGHAAAVAEALTHFTDANP